The following proteins are co-located in the Solanum pennellii chromosome 1, SPENNV200 genome:
- the LOC107007729 gene encoding kinesin-like protein KIN-12D isoform X1: MLRDFKFLRRNSGKNNTQPEEIENVPVNPRDSMGPPASTDSTRPPLNAIQETTRNLKGGVDQQGGVRVTKIDKTPTKPRASRYSDINRTPEKPVSLPKGRYGWVQKAGSSSNSIEVGDEGKMDAGTCGSQSRIVAVNATPRSTRTTGRANSNYSESHSNQNTPSKSVTKPPNPAFSLASSSRPLASGAARTANYTALYRGIPISGNSPTVLDTVEIPHFDLKENPSFWLEHNVQVLIRVRPLNSMERSTQGYTRCLKQESAQCVTWIGQPETRFTFDHVACETINQETLFRMVGLPMVENCLSGYNSSIFAYGQTGSGKTHTMLGEIEELEIRPSPNRGMTPRIFEFLFARIRAEEESRRDERLQYSCKCSFLEIYNEQITDLLDPSSTNLMLREDITKGVYVENLSEFEVQTVGDILKLLTQGSLNRKVAATNMNRESSRSHSVFTCIIESRWEKNSTDNFRFSRLNLVDLAGSERQKASGAEGERLKEAASINRSLSTLGHVIMVLVDVANGRPRHVPYRDSKLTFLLQDSLGGNSKTMIISNVSPSICCAAETLNTLKFAQRAKLIQNNAVVNEDSSADVSALKHEIRLLKEELSSLKRQNISRALSFGQTTVSGDSRLEDDSSYDEKALETDQHGSLMTKEAKGVIRLSSKQFKSLETTLAGSLRREQMAETSIKQLEAEIEQLNRLVRQREEDNRCTKMMLKFREERIQRMESLVNGLIPADSYLLEENSALTEEIQLLHAKVDRNPEVTRFACENIRLLEELRRFQDFYEEGEREILLSEVSNLRNQLLVNIDGNLKQHGHLDMTIPSQEPVHVCDEQTTLHLELKKTLYELEQYQTNLNCCLEKNEKLSREIDELRGSLNSINSANNDRDGEVEFIKTFQESTSEALALNGKSETSDEKEKEDTRKEEMMEHIEEIMDLQLELDILKVIIQEERLCHNELQQHAQSMMQDRDSSKEQLLLVTQKCKDVQAELGEAKSIIEALESQHLLAITEVEDLRNSSSRYAEVVRKLELEISSLKEKMFHHGSRDLSSSKLLESDDSPLQAKLKKMHDSLEKAKMLNRRYQSDSEFHVSNEEVMDEISRQAEAETAEVIVCLQEELLLLQQEVENSSLKEMESRKRLTELETEVKNLEAKLSLMTEENQKLGESVYDKENELINMSEEWEQVNNEIEAIVCGGHEALKDACEQLDFISSTFPDKRSRISEQFGRMTKYIVEKELFIEELNQSLENALNRRNDMESMLRSLRGAVLVMTEAHQFDCHEKDAELFSLTSQLSSKAHVISELENKIKHGEDLLRKVSSSATVAFLVVNWLSEQNSNYVDALNQKDMQLMESLETSRQKDAILWDQVSVVAAAENQNESLRTELHTLEKTCTDLRLQLFEEQRQKLDENDMLKTIEKLTELKAGVSTVHSHLSECVERSRSHGKDTNETHASFSSDVKFETLTNRETRQHSQHLESFILEDRTAEKPGCSFNISNNMLGSANKQDTLQINWKDKSRDATVILLRKEMESALDCLKGVQAEMARLHVEKEALWSSEQKSRESIGDFLVAATCLQTYMDKFEQELVLKVELVDNKLRTIEGAVLESSSSWYEQKKLLEAELCDAKAVASQKATEASCILAKFEEVQDTMKEADIMINELMIANESLKLDIKRLKKKEISLTEKRDILVNENQSLQSANDLKDMHYQRLENEFESDLAMMLRLVLELEDIVSQAATTSTDELKSVTSDVLIIKSQLHASTKYMKSWLEEIWSDIIVKDCALSVLHLCHMGILLEAATGLNVENGLLNHGLSESNSLISKLKEQNFKAQKELEMCRTLKGKLLADIKNNFDRVLKKESDAGDLTSKLGSFEKKIFDLQLQEESMLERSEQMGSELVELMKEIDLSNKTVLASLIDQERVLKDKEEALKSLEDSLTMEFSAKDFESLILSSELEERTILLSELERKNKHFYEVAEGLKREIIFDNLDVALTASILHDKEVEVSKLQEEVAEAGRNQQNLLAGLSVMDSMIAKVHSRKNALEKDVCSLMEASCLNETLKHELGELKEGKIVLTTQVQELSSKNEKLLEELQKKDSALESSSSRIFVLDQQNQMLQNETCLLEAASCRLQNDMEELKHEIAELKGERCQFFSELEVKKEEIERINVLAAENTSLRIQLRSCEKGNNDTFDMVLKVDSISSKALNAFQNRSAELDAMLQNIHEELERASKFIEEFESLENSAEEILIQSASLQTELVRKDDIIKGLLFDLSLLQESASNHKDQKDEIDDLMASIIFLENELDEAVCKGQTLEVQLQEKISTIEILESDISQKCKDIELLSHKNSELAASAKDTMEEKCSIEEELLEKREVCENLEIEITNFGDIVDEMSNSIECLKRNLSDVTSEKEDLHGEILMLKKKLETTQTLVEENEAIAIEAKEVADIAKLQAAEKEEEVKLLERAVEQLECTVNVLENEVEFVRGEAERQRLQREELELELHAIKQHMNNVKGSDADMRRHQEEKEKSLQEACQRIQLLEGEIISRDAELAHFKAHISELNLHAEAQASEYKEKFKALEALAQKVKMDPHATQAPALSSSKLEKNSSKPRGSGSPFKCIGIGLVQQLMSERDEDHSAERHRIQELEALAASRQKEIFMLNSKLAVADSMTHDVMRDLLGVKLDMNNYANLLDNPQIKMLMEMARVRNVDAEVKEEEFCKLRQQLNVFIEERKGWIEEIERKQAETVAVQIALEKLRQRNHLLTTENEMLKMENMNHKKKVIELEADIKKLSGQQNLQQRIHHHAKIKEENNLLKNQNDDLIVKLRKTESMLSRNREELAHFRQINGRSPYIDFDKERMLENKLKEKEEERLQLAQKLLGLCTAVLSAAGLTKPTSEMGISAAAEALEQLKNRLTSLERELQDAKFKNKMTNERIRLSEFMPQSSPLRTNENGHISNRGSSSPLTAFDR; this comes from the exons ATGTTGAGGGATTTCAAATTCTTGCGCCGGAACAGTGGTAAGAATAATACCCAACCGGAGGAAATTGAGAATGTACCGGTGAATCCGAGAGATTCAATGGGTCCTCCAGCTAGTACAGACTCAACAAGGCCTCCTTTAAACGCAATTCAAGAAACCACCAGGAATTTGAAAGGCGGAGTAGATCAACAAGGGGGTGTTAGGGTTACTAAAATTGATAAGACTCCCACTAAACCTAGGGCTAGTAGATATTCGGATATCAATAGAACTCCAGAAAAACCTGTAAGTCTTCCAAAAGGTCGATATGGGTGGGTGCAGAAAGCTGGTTCCAGCTCGAATTCTATAGAAGTGGGGGATGAAGGTAAAATGGATGCAGGTACTTGTGGAAGTCAATCGAGGATAGTAGCTGTCAATGCTACTCCACGATCCACTAGGACGACAGGGAGGGCGAATTCTAACTATTCGGAGAGTCATTCTAATCAAAACACACCATCTAAAAGTGTAACAAAGCCTCCAAATCCTGCATTTTCTTTAGCCAGTAGTTCTAGGCCTTTAGCGAGTGGAGCTGCCCGGACGGCTAATTACACAGCATTGTATAGGGGAATTCCAATCAGTGGTAATTCGCCCACTGTTCTTGATACAGTTGAAATTCCTCATTTTGACCTCAAGGAAAATCCATCATTCTGGTTGGAGCACAATGTACAG GTTTTGATACGAGTGCGTCCTCTCAACAGCATGGAGAGAAGTACTCAAGGGTACACTAGATGCTTGAAGCAAGAAAGTGCACAGTGTGTCACTTGGATAGGGCAGCCTGAAACTCGGTTCACATTTGATCATGTGGCATGTGAAACAATCAATCAG GAAACACTCTTTAGAATGGTTGGTTTACCGATGGTGGAGAACTGTTTATCTGGATATAATAGCTCCATCTTTGCATATGGACAG ACTGGTAGTGGGAAGACACATACAATGCTTGGTGAGATTGAAGAATTGGAGATCAGGCCAAGCCCCAATCGAGGAATGACGCCACGTATATTTGAATTCTTGTTTGCAAGGATCAGAGCA GAAGAGGAAAGTCGAAGGGATGAGAGACTACAATACAGCTGCAAATGTTCTTTTCTAGAGATTTATAATGAACAAATCACTGATCTCCTTGATCCTTCATCCACTAATTTAATG TTGCGAGAGGATATCACAAAAGGTGTTTATGTTGAAAATCTGTCCGAATTTGAAGTCCAAACTGTGGgtgacattcttaagctcttgACTCAG GGCTCTTTAAACAGGAAAGTTGCAGCTACAAACATGAACAGGGAGAGCAGCCGATCACACAGTGTCTTTACCTGTATAATTGAGAGTAGGTGGGAAAAGAACTCTACTGATAACTTCCGTTTTTCAAGGCTTAATCTTGTTGACCTCGCTGGTTCAGAAAG GCAAAAAGCTTCTGGTGCTGAGGGTGAACGCTTGAAAGAAGCTGCAAGCATTAACAGATCTTTATCAACTCTAGG TCATGTAATAATGGTTCTGGTTGATGTTGCCAATGGGAGGCCAAGGCATGTTCCTTATAGGGATTCAAAGTTGACATTTCTACTTCAG GATTCACTGGGTGGAAACTCAAAAACAATGATTATATCAAACGTCAGCCCTTCTATCTG CTGTGCAGCTGAAACACTGAATACGTTAAAGTTTGCTCAACGGGCAAAACTTATTCAGAACAAT GCTGTCGTCAATGAAGATTCTTCCGCAGATGTCTCTGCTCTTAAACATGAGATAAGACTTCTAAAG GAGGAGCTTTCGTCTTTGAAACGTCAAAATATATCTAGAGCTTTATCATTTGGTCAAACAACCGTTTCAGGAGACTCTAGACTGGAAGATGACAGCAGTTATGACGAAAAGGCACTCGAGACAGATCAGCATGGTAGTTTGATGACAAAGGAGGCCAAGGGCGTTATAAGGTTATCCTCTAAACAG TTCAAATCACTAGAGACCACACTAGCTGGTTCTTTAAGGAGAGAGCAGATGGCTGAAACTTCTATAAAACAACTTGAAGCGGAAATTGAGCAGCTTAACCGTCTG GTTCGTCAAAGGGAGGAAGATAATCGATGCACCAAGATGATGCTAAAGTTCAGAGAAGAGAGAATTCAAAGGATGGAGTCACTTGTCAATGGACTAATTCCAGCAGATAGTTATTTATTGGAGGAAAACAGTGCACTTACTGAAGAAATCCAGTTGCTTCATGCTAAGGTTGATAGAAATCCAGAAGTAACTCGATTCGCATGTGAAAACATTAGGCTTTTAGAAGAATTGCGGAG ATTTCAAGATTTTTATGAAGAAGGAGAGAGAGAAATTCTGTTGAGTGAGGTTTCTAACTTGCGGAATCAG CTCCTTGTCAATATTGATGGGAACTTGAAGCAGCACGGCCATTTGGACATGACTATTCCATCTCAG GAGCCTGTACATGTTTGCGACGAACAAACTACACTACATTTAGAG TTAAAAAAGACTTTATATGAGTTGGAGCAATACCAGACTAACCTAAACTGTTGTttagagaaaaatgaaaaactcAGCAG GGAAATAGATGAACTACGAGGTTCATTAAATAGCATCAATTCTGCTAACAATGATCGCGATGGCGAGGTTGAATTCATAAAG ACTTTTCAGGAGTCAACATCAGAAGCTCTGGCTCTTAATGGCAAATCAGAAACATCTGATGAGAAAGAGAAGGAAGATACGAGGAAAGAAGAAATGATGGAGCACATAGAGGAAATTATGGATTTGCAACTTGAGTTGGACATTCTGAAGGTTATAATTCAAGAAGAAAGGTTGTGTCACAATGAATTGCAGCAACATGCTCAATCCATGATGCAAGACCGAGACTCATCAAAAGAACAGCTTCTGTTAGTGACCCAGAAATGTAAAGATGTTCAGGCAGAACTTGGGGAAGCCAAATCCATTATTGAAGCACTTGAATCCCAACATCTCTTAGCAATCACTGAGGTAGAAGATCTAAGAAACAGTAGCAGTCGTTATGCGGAAGTAGTGCGGAAACTGGAGCTTGAAATCTCTTCCTTGAAGGAGAAAATGTTTCATCACGGATCGAGAGATCTCTCATCGTCTAAACTCTTGGAAAGTGATGATTCTCCTTTGCAAGCAAAGCTTAAAAAGATGCATGACTCCCTTGAGAAGGCCAAAATGTTGAATCGGCGTTACCAAAGTGACTCTGAATTTCATGTGTCAAATGAGGAAGTAATGGATGAAATAAGCAGGCAGGCTGAGGCAGAAACTGCTGAAGTGATTGTATGCTTGCAGGAAGAACTCCTCCTTCTTCAGCAGGAAGTTGAAAATAGCAGCTTGAAAGAGATGGAGAGCAGAAAGAGGTTAACCGAGCTGGAAACTGAAGTAAAAAATTTGGAGGCAAAATTGTCTCTGATGACAGAAGAAAATCAAAAACTTGGTGAAAGTGTATATGACAAAGAAAATGAGTTAATAAATATGTCTGAAGAATGGGAGCAGGTAAACAACGAGATTGAAGCTATTGTCTGTGGGGGGCATGAGGCTCTCAAAGATGCCTGTGAGCAACTGGATTTTATTTCCAGTACATTTCCAGATAAGAGAAGCAGGATATCTGAACAATTTGGCAGAATGACAAAATACATTGTTGAAAAGGAGTTATTTATTGAAGAGCTCAACCAGAGCCTGGAGAATGCTCTCAACAGAAGAAATGATATGGAGTCCATGTTGAGATCTCTTAGAGGGGCAGTTTTAGTTATGACAGAGGCTCACCAGTTCGATTGCCATGAAAAAGATGCGGAACTATTTTCTTTGACATCCCAGTTGAGCTCAAAGGCACATGTCATCTCAGAACTTGAGAACAAGATTAAGCATGGGGAGGATCTACTCAGAAAGGTGTCGAGCAGTGCAACAGTCGCTTTCTTGGTAGTTAACTGGTTGTCGGAACAGAATTCTAACTATGTTGATGCATTAAACCAGAAGGACATGCAGCTTATGGAATCTCTTGAAACAAGCAGACAAAAGGATGCTATTCTCTGGGATCAAGTTTCAGTAGTTGCCGCTGCAGAGAATCAAAATGAGTCTTTGAGAACAGAGCTACATACTCTGGAGAAGACATGCACTGATCTGAGACTTCAGCTGTTTGAGGAGCAAAGACAAAAGCTGGATGAGAATGATATGTTGAAAACAATTGAGAAGCTTACAGAGCTGAAAGCAGGTGTTTCAACAGTACATTCGCACCTCAGTGAGTGTGTGGAAAGAAGTAGAAGTCATGGAAAAGATACAAATGAAACTCATGCTTCTTTTTCTAGTGATGTCAAGTTTGAAACGTTG ACAAATAGAGAGACAAGACAACACAGCCAGCACCTAGAGTCATTTATTCTTGAAGATAGGACAGCTGAAAAACCAGGGTGTTCCTTCAACATAAGTAATAATATGCTTGGATCAGCCAACAAGCAGGATACACTTCAAATAAATTGGAAGGATAAGAGCAGAGATGCTACAGTTATTCTACTAAGGAAAGAAATGGAATCTGCTCTTGATTGTTTAAAAGGAGTGCAAGCTGAAATGGCCAGATTACATGTTGAGAAAGAAGCCCTATGGTCATCTGAGCAAAAGAGTAGAGAGAGCATTGGAGATTTTCTGGTTGCAGCAACTTGTCTACAGACCTATATGGATAAGTTTGAACAGGAACTTGTACTTAAAGTGGAGTTAGTAGACAATAAATTACGAACAATTGAAGGTGCAGTGCTGGAGTCCTCCAGCTCCTGGTATGAGCAAAAAAAG CTACTTGAAGCCGAACTTTGTGATGCTAAGGCAGTGGCGTCCCAGAAAGCTACTGAAGCTTCCTGCATTCTAGCCAAATTTGAAGAGGTTCAAGATACCATGAAAGAAGCAGACATCATGATAAATGAGCTAATGATAGCAAATGAATCCTTAAAGCTTGACATTAAAAGGCTTAAGAAGAAGGAGATCAGCTTAACTGAAAAGAGAGACATCCTTGTTAATGAAAATCAGAGCTTGCAGTCAGCTAACGATCTTAAGGACATGCATTACCAAAGACTGGAAAATGAGTTTGAGTCAGATCTAGCAATGATGCTAAGGCTGGTGTTGGAGCTAGAGGATATAGTTTCTCAGGCAGCAACCACTTCAACAGATGAGCTCAAGTCTGTAACATCTGATGTCCTTATCATAAAGTCTCAACTTCATGCATCAACTAAGTACATGAAGTCATGGCTTGAGGAGATCTGGTCTGATATTATTGTCAAGGACTGTGCTCTGTCTGTCTTGCATCTTTGTCACATGGGCATTCTCTTAGAAGCTGCAACCGGATTGAATGTAGAAAATGGGCTACTCAATCATGGGCTAAGTGAATCAAACTCGTTAATATCTAAGTTGAAGGAGCAGAACTTCAAAGCGCAGAAGGAGCTTGAAATGTGCAGAACTCTGAAGGGAAAATTATTGGCCGACATTAAAAACAACTTTGATCGTGTATTAAAGAAAGAGTCTGATGCAGGGGATCTTACCTCCAAACTTGGctcttttgagaaaaaaatatttgatctgCAGTTACAGGAAGAGTCAATGTTAGAAAGGTCCGAGCAAATGGGATCTGAGCTTGTTGAGTTGATGAAAGAGATAGATCTCAGCAACAAAACCGTCTTGGCATCTCTTATAGATCAAGAAAGGGTGCTGAAGGACAAAGAGGAAGCCTTGAAGTCTCTGGAAGATAGTTTGACTATGGAATTTTCTGCAAAAGACTTTGAGTCATTAATTTTGTCATCTGAGTTAGAAGAGAGGACCATACTATTATCTGAGTTGGAGAGAAAAAATAAGCACTTCTATGAAGTCGCCGAAGGtttgaagagagaaattatttttgacaatCTAGATGTTGCATTAACCGCATCCATCTTACATGACAAGGAGGTTGAGGTTTCTAAGCTACAAGAGGAAGTTGCAGAAGCAGGAAGGAATCAGCAGAATTTGTTGGCTGGACTTAGTGTAATGGATTCCATGATTGCCAAAGTTCACTCCAGAAAAAATGCTCTTGAGAAAGATGTATGCTCACTGATGGAAGCTTCTTGTTTGAATGAGACACTAAAGCATGAACTTGGTGAACTAAAAGAAGGAAAGATTGTTCTGACAACCCAGGTTCAGGAACTTAGCTCTAAAAATGAGAAGTTGCTTGAAGAATTGCAAAAGAAGGACTCAGCCCTTGAAAGTTCTTCAAGTCGCATCTTTGTCCTTGACCAACAAAATCAGATGTTGCAGAATGAAACTTGCTTGCTGGAAGCAGCATCATGCAGACTCCAGAATGATATGGAAGAACTGAAGCATGAAATAGCAGAGTTAAAAGGAGAACGCTGCCAATTTTTCTCAGAGTTGGAGGTAAAGAAAGAAGAGATCGAGAGAATCAATGTTTTGGCAGCAGAGAATACTTCCTTGAGAATCCAACTCAGATCTTGTGAGAAGGGTAACAATGACACTTTTGATATGGTGCTCAAAGTAGACAGCATATCGAGTAAAGCACTTAATGCTTTTCAAAACAGAAGTGCTGAATTAGATGCCATGTTACAAAACATACATGAAGAACTTGAGAGGGCGTCCAAGTTTATTGAAGAGTTTGAATCATTGGAGAATTCTGCTGAAGAGATTTTAATACAAAGTGCTTCCCTGCAAACTGAGTTAGTACGGAAGGATGACATCATCAAAGGATTGCTATTTGACCTAAGCTTATTACAAGAATCAGCATCTAACCACAAGGatcaaaaagatgaaattgaTGATCTGATggcttctataatttttttggaaaatgagcttgatgaaGCTGTTTGCAAAGGCCAAACGCTTGAAGTTCAGTTGCAGGAAAAGATAAGCACGATAGAAATTTTGGAGTCAGATATCTCCCAAAAGTGCAAGGACATAGAATTGCTTTCACACAAAAACTCGGAGCTGGCTGCCAGTGCCAAGGACACCATGGAAGAAAAATGTTCCATCGAGGAGGAATTGTTAGAGAAAAGGGAAGTCTGTGAGAACTTAGAGATAGAAATTACCAACTTTGGTGATATTGTAGACGAAATGAGCAACTCAATTGAATGCTTGAAGAGAAATCTGAGTGATGTTACTAGTGAGAAGGAAGACCTCCATGGAGAAATTCTCATGTTGAAAAAGAAACTAGAGACAACACAAACTCTTGTGGAGGAAAATGAAGCAATTGCCATAGAAGCGAAAGAG GTGGCTGATATAGCAAAACTCCAAGCTGCTGAGAAAGAAGAGGAGGTTAAATTGTTAGAGAGGGCTGTTGAGCAACTGGAGTGCACAGTGAATGTACTAGAAAATGAG GTTGAATTTGTCAGAGGAGAGGCTGAGCGGCAGCGGTTACAAAGAGAGGAGCTGGAACTGGAACTTCATGCCATCAAGCAACACATGAACAATGTAAAAGGCAGTGACGCGGATATGAGAAG GCATcaagaggaaaaagaaaagagtcttCAAGAAGCTTGTCAGCGCATACAACTTCTTGAGGGAGAAATCATCTCTAGAGATGCTGAA CTAGCCCACTTCAAGGCTCATATATCAGAATTAAATTTGCATGCTGAGGCACAGGCTAGCGAGTATAAGGAAAAG TTTAAGGCATTAGAAGCATTGGCACAAAAAGTGAAGATGGATCCCCATGCCACCCAAGCTCCAGCTTTATCATCAAgcaaattggaaaaaaattcttcaaagcCTAGGGGTTCTGGTTCCCCTTTCAAATGCATTGGCATTGGCTTGGTTCAACAGTTGATGTCTGAGAGGGATGAGGATCATAGTGCAGAAAGACATCGCATCCAAGAACTTGAGGCTCTAGCTGCTAGTAGACAAAAAGAG ATATTCATGTTGAACTCAAAATTAGCTGTTGCTGATAGCATGACCCATGATGTAATGCGCGATCTATTGGGTGTGAAACTGGACATGAATAACTACGCg AATCTGCTGGATAATCCGCAAATAAAAATGTTGATGGAGATGGCTCGAGTCCGTAATGTTGATGCTGAGGTCAAG GAGGAAGAGTTCTGTAAGCTGAGGCAACAGCTAAATGTGTTTATAGAGGAGCGGAAAGG ATGGATTGAGGAAATTGAGAGAAAACAAGCAGAGACGGTGGCTGTACAGATTGCACTTGAAAAACTGCGCCAGCGGAATCACTTGCTTACAACTGAAAATGAAATGCTAAAG ATGGAGAACATGAATCATAAGAAGAAGGTTATCGAACTTGAAGCAGACATAAAGAAGTTGTCTGGTCAACAAAACCTTCAACAGCGCATCCACCATCATGCTAAAATCAAG GAAGAGAACAATTTACTGAAAAATCAGAATGATGACCTTATAGTAAAGCTGCGGAAAACTGAATCAATGCTTTCTCGAAATAGGGAAGAGCTGGCTCACTTCCGTCAAATTAATGGAAGAAGCCCCTACATTGATTTTGACAAGGAGCGAATGCTGGAGAACAAGTTGAAG GAAAAGGAAGAGGAAAGGTTGCAATTGGCGCAAAAGTTACTTGGTCTGTGCACTGCTGTGCTAAGT GCTGCTGGATTAACAAAACCAACATCTGAGATGGGGATCTCAGCAGCTGCAGAAGCACTTGAGCAGCTCAAAAACAGATTGACTTCACTGGAAAGAGAGCTACAAGATGCCAAATTTAAG AACAAAATGACTAACGAACGGATCCGATTGTCTGAGTTCATGCCACAATCCTCCCCTCTAAGAACGAATGAAAATGGACATATTTCAAACAGAGGATCATCTTCCCCTCTAACCGCCTTTGATCGGTGA